The Cupriavidus necator N-1 DNA window TGCTTCATGTTCCGAATGGTCGCTTGCGAGAGTTTCCGGGCACGGGCAATGCCGCGCAAATCCCCTTTGACCAGCGTGACCTGAGCGCTGTTCATCGCGACATCAGTGCCCGTGCCCATGGCAATACCAACGTCCGCCTTCGCCAGCGCCGGCGCATCATTGATACCGTCGCCCGCCATGGCCACCACCGCGCCTGCCTGTTGCAGGGAACTGACAAGTTCAAGCTTGTCGGCCGGCTTCACCTCGCCGTGGAACTCGTCAATGCCGAGTTTCCCGGCCACCGCCTTTGCCGTTGCAATCCCGTCACCGGTCGCCATCACGACACGGATACCTTCTTCCCTGAGATGCGCCAGCGCCTCCGGCGTGGTGGCCTTGACCGGATCCGAGACGGCGAGCAGGCCAGCAAGCGTGCCTTCGACGGCGAGATACATCACGCTGGCGCCTTGCGCACGCAGCGCATCAGCCTGCGCCACGAGCCGATCAATGGGAATTCCTTCAGCTTGCATGAGCGCCGTGTTTCCGATCGCGACCTTCCTGCCGCCCAGCTTGCCTCTTACCCCGATCCCGGAACTCGACTCGAAGCCCTCCGGCTTTTCCAACTGCAGGCCGCGCTCACGGGCTGCTTCAACAATCGCGGCAGCCAGAGGATGTTCGCTGCCCTGATCCAGGCTGGCAGCTAACCGCAGCACGTCCTCCTCGGCATAGCCATTGGTGCCGATCGCGCGCTCAAAAACCGGCCGACCCTCGGTGAGCGTCCCGGTCTTGTCGATAATCAGGGTATCGACCGTGCGCAGGTTCTCGATTGCAGCGGCATCGCGGAACAGCACGCCGTTGGAAGCGCCCTTCCCGCTTGCGACCATGATGGACATCGGCGTGGCGAGACCCAGTGCGCACGGACATGCGATGATCAGCACCGCGACCGCATTGATCAGGCCGAACACCCAGCTCGGCTCGGGGCCGAAGAGTCCCCACGCGACAAAAGTCAGCACCGCAATGCCGATGACACCGAGGACGAAGACGCCGGCAACCTTGTCCGCCATCCGCTGCATCGGCGCCTTCGATCGCTGCGCTTGCGCCACCATCTGGACTATCTGGGACAGCACGGTCTGGGAGCCTACCTTTTCGGATTGGATGACGAGGCTGCCCGACGTGTTCATCGTGGCGCCGATGACGCGGTCGCCGACGCGCTTGGTGGTCGGAATGGGCTCGCCGGTTATCATCGATTCGTCGACCGCGCTGGAGCCTTCCGTTACCACGCCATCGACCGGCACCTTCTCGCCGGGCCGCACGCGCAGCAGGTCGCCCACGTGGACATGGCTGAGCGGCACGTCCTCTTCGGCTCCGTCGGGGCCGATACGCCTCGCCGTCTTTGGCGCCAGTCCCAGCAGCGACTTGATGGCGGCGGAAGTCTGGGAGCGGGCCTTTAGTTCAAGCAACTGACCCAGCAGCGTGAGGGAAATGATCACCGCCGCTGCCTCGAAGTAGACACCGATGCGGCCATGCTCGGCAAACACCTGCGGAAATACGCCAGGTATGACGGTCGCAATGACGCTGTAGACATAGGCCGCACCTGTGCCGATTCCGATCAGCGTCCACATGTTCGGACTGCGGTTGACGATCGACTGGAAACACCGCACGAAGAACGGCCAGCCCGCCCACAGCACCACAGGCGTCGCCAATGCAAGCTCTACCCAGCTCTGGGTCGACACCTGCATCCAGCCAAGGCGATGCCCGAACATGGCCAGTACGAACACCACACCGGTGAGCGGTAGCGTCCACCAGAAGCGGTGACGAAAATCCACCAGCTCGGGGTTCTCTCCTTCATCCAGTTCCGGCAACAACGGTTCCAGCGCCATGCCGCATTTGGGGCAGTTGCCCGGATGATCCTGGCGGATCTCCGGGTGCATGGGACAGGTATAGATTGTTCCCTCGGCAGCTGGCTGCGCCGCCCCGGCGCCAGTGCCAGCCTGTTCATGAACATGGTCATGGTGATGCGCATGCTCGTGATGATGACCAGGATCGGACTGGTCCTGAGCCGAGGTATGTGCACCGGCGCTGTGGCGGCCAGGCTCGGTTGCATCGCGTTCGTTGCTTGTCCTGTTCATCCTGGCTTCCTTCAGTTGTTGGGCCGGGCATCCACTGCGTCATCCGGCTTGCCTTTTACCTTCATGACACGCTCCTTACGCGAAGATGACGGCCATTCGAGATGGGACGTCCATGTCACGCCTGATGACGCCAGCTTAGAGGTTCCCATCGTTGGAAGGTCAAGGGCAAGGAGGCACGGTGGCTGGACTGCTCTCAAAGAACCAACGCGCTCGGGTCCAGG harbors:
- a CDS encoding copper-transporting P-type ATPase, which encodes MHPEIRQDHPGNCPKCGMALEPLLPELDEGENPELVDFRHRFWWTLPLTGVVFVLAMFGHRLGWMQVSTQSWVELALATPVVLWAGWPFFVRCFQSIVNRSPNMWTLIGIGTGAAYVYSVIATVIPGVFPQVFAEHGRIGVYFEAAAVIISLTLLGQLLELKARSQTSAAIKSLLGLAPKTARRIGPDGAEEDVPLSHVHVGDLLRVRPGEKVPVDGVVTEGSSAVDESMITGEPIPTTKRVGDRVIGATMNTSGSLVIQSEKVGSQTVLSQIVQMVAQAQRSKAPMQRMADKVAGVFVLGVIGIAVLTFVAWGLFGPEPSWVFGLINAVAVLIIACPCALGLATPMSIMVASGKGASNGVLFRDAAAIENLRTVDTLIIDKTGTLTEGRPVFERAIGTNGYAEEDVLRLAASLDQGSEHPLAAAIVEAARERGLQLEKPEGFESSSGIGVRGKLGGRKVAIGNTALMQAEGIPIDRLVAQADALRAQGASVMYLAVEGTLAGLLAVSDPVKATTPEALAHLREEGIRVVMATGDGIATAKAVAGKLGIDEFHGEVKPADKLELVSSLQQAGAVVAMAGDGINDAPALAKADVGIAMGTGTDVAMNSAQVTLVKGDLRGIARARKLSQATIRNMKQNLGFAFIYNALGVPLAAGVLYPMTGLLLSPMIAALAMSLSSASVITNALRLRKAAT